A window from Ardenticatenales bacterium encodes these proteins:
- a CDS encoding (Fe-S)-binding protein has product MLTTVEKLLFTLLVLASLSAGYIAFERMYKIIMRGEGELRLDHLPQRLLKGTVALFTQGDILKNRKITSIFHYGVAWGFIFYGLVNIVDVLEGFVPGFHFLGDTVFAGIYRLLADLFSVTVLVGVIYFIIRRFIARAQPLQIRENVKLHPKARQGGISQDSFIVAFFILFHVGSRFTGQSFLLAHEGRELWQPFASIVSGLWSGWSPAALTVGWHAAWWLALGLILLFIPYFPATKHAHLFMGPLNFMTRPERAALGALDPLDFEDETVEQFGVATLTQLPKTQILDAFACIMCNRCQQACPAYNTGKELSPAAIEVNKRYFLREHMASLADGADDTIPLLDFAISESALWACTTCGACVEACPVGNEPMFDILQMRQDRVMMESSFPDQLKAAFTGMERLQNPWGMTEDRMAWTEPLDFQVPTVEDNPDFDVLYWVGCAGAFDPGGQAIAQAIATVLHSAGVNFAVLGGMETCTGDSARRAGNEYLFFEMAMGNIEVLNEVGADKKTIVTGCPHCLHTLGKEYPALGGHYRVLHHTQMIADLVGKGKLQLNGNRLEKVTFHDPCYLGRHNGIYDAPRDALAQAGLTLLEMNRHKNNSFCCGAGGAQMWKEEEHGTQAVNINRYEEAKGTGAEVLAVGCPFCSIMMKDANQNAGSAMQIKDVAQVVAEAIRA; this is encoded by the coding sequence ATGCTGACCACCGTCGAAAAACTCCTCTTTACGCTGCTCGTCCTTGCTTCTTTGTCCGCCGGATACATCGCCTTTGAGCGCATGTATAAGATCATCATGCGCGGCGAGGGTGAATTACGCCTGGACCATTTGCCGCAACGGTTGCTCAAAGGCACGGTAGCCCTGTTCACGCAAGGCGACATCCTCAAGAACCGCAAAATTACGTCGATTTTCCACTATGGCGTGGCCTGGGGATTCATTTTCTATGGGTTGGTGAATATCGTGGATGTGTTGGAGGGGTTTGTGCCCGGCTTTCACTTCCTGGGGGACACGGTGTTTGCCGGCATTTACCGTCTCCTCGCCGACCTGTTTAGTGTAACCGTCCTCGTGGGCGTCATCTACTTCATCATCCGCCGCTTCATCGCCCGCGCCCAACCCCTGCAAATCCGCGAAAACGTCAAACTCCACCCCAAAGCCCGCCAGGGCGGCATCAGCCAGGACTCCTTCATCGTCGCCTTCTTCATTCTCTTCCACGTCGGCTCCCGCTTCACCGGACAGAGCTTCCTCCTGGCCCACGAAGGCCGCGAACTGTGGCAGCCCTTCGCCTCCATCGTCTCCGGCCTCTGGTCCGGCTGGTCCCCGGCAGCCCTCACCGTCGGCTGGCACGCCGCCTGGTGGCTGGCCCTCGGCCTCATCCTCCTCTTCATCCCCTACTTCCCCGCCACCAAGCACGCCCACCTCTTCATGGGGCCGCTCAACTTCATGACGCGCCCGGAGCGGGCCGCCCTCGGCGCGCTGGACCCGCTCGACTTCGAAGATGAAACCGTTGAACAGTTCGGCGTCGCCACGCTCACGCAACTGCCCAAAACGCAAATCCTGGACGCCTTCGCCTGCATCATGTGCAACCGCTGCCAGCAGGCGTGCCCCGCCTACAACACAGGCAAAGAGCTTTCGCCCGCGGCCATTGAAGTCAACAAGCGGTACTTCCTGCGCGAACACATGGCCAGCCTGGCGGATGGCGCGGACGACACCATCCCCTTGCTCGATTTCGCCATATCCGAAAGCGCGCTGTGGGCCTGCACCACCTGCGGCGCCTGCGTGGAAGCGTGCCCCGTGGGGAACGAGCCAATGTTCGACATTCTGCAAATGCGCCAGGACCGGGTGATGATGGAAAGCAGCTTCCCCGACCAGCTAAAGGCAGCGTTTACGGGCATGGAGCGGCTGCAAAATCCGTGGGGGATGACGGAAGACCGCATGGCCTGGACGGAGCCGCTTGACTTCCAGGTTCCCACCGTGGAAGACAACCCGGATTTCGACGTATTGTACTGGGTGGGCTGTGCCGGCGCATTTGATCCCGGCGGACAGGCAATTGCCCAGGCGATTGCCACGGTGCTGCACAGCGCCGGCGTCAATTTTGCGGTTTTGGGGGGCATGGAGACTTGCACGGGAGATAGCGCCCGTCGTGCCGGCAACGAATACCTCTTCTTTGAGATGGCTATGGGAAATATCGAAGTCCTGAACGAAGTCGGGGCGGACAAGAAAACCATCGTCACCGGCTGTCCCCACTGCCTGCACACACTGGGAAAGGAGTACCCGGCGTTGGGCGGACATTATCGCGTGCTGCACCACACGCAAATGATTGCCGACCTGGTGGGCAAAGGGAAGTTGCAACTCAACGGCAATCGCCTGGAGAAAGTCACATTCCACGATCCCTGCTATCTGGGCCGGCACAACGGCATCTACGACGCCCCCCGCGACGCGCTGGCGCAGGCCGGGCTGACGCTGCTGGAAATGAACCGCCATAAGAATAACTCCTTCTGTTGCGGCGCGGGCGGAGCGCAGATGTGGAAAGAAGAGGAACACGGAACCCAGGCGGTGAATATCAACCGGTATGAGGAAGCAAAGGGAACGGGCGCGGAGGTGTTGGCAGTTGGTTGTCCGTTCTGTTCGATTATGATGAAGGATGCCAACCAAAATGCCGGCAGCGCCATGCAAATCAAAGACGTGGCCCAGGTAGTCGCCGAGGCCATTCGCGCCTGA
- a CDS encoding transketolase yields MPAKSPTQSQLNNNAPADFLPQDDIEVDLPTPAEILRDYRLAYQSRQASLIGRREVLSGKAKFGIFGDGKEIAQIALARTFRNGDFRSGYYRDQTFAFATGMNTIPEFFAQLYAHADLEAEPATGGRAMNAHFATRLLNPDGSWIDQTQTKNTAADLSPTGSQMPRLLGLGYASKLYRHLPDLQSLTQFSRNGDEVAFGMVGNATCAEGLTWETINAIGVTQSPVVLSIWDDGYGISVPNEYQITKGDLSTLLQGFQRTESEPGFDIYTVKGWDYPALLRTYRQAVANARREHVPAIVHVIEVTQPQGHSTSGSHERYKSAERLAWEETYDGLTRMRAWMIAQGIVTAAELDDMESEDRQTVEELRRQAWEAFLAPMRQERQEVANAIDAIAVSSRHAGDLQQIKRGLLRAPNPLRRQIMSAVHQALLAVKDEPIPAKQALIQWKRQQDGINTTRYSSHVYSQSAESALNVPEVEPIYADDAPLVSGFELMNACFDAMLTRDPRVIAFGEDVGKLGGVNQAFAGLQEKYGSLRVSDTGIREATIIGQAIGLAMRGLRPIAEIQYLDYLLYALQILSDDLATLHWRTVGGQKAPVIVRTRGHRLEGIWHSGSLMAGAIHLLRGMHVLVPRNMTQAAGFYNTLLMADEPALLVEVLNGYRLKEPLPQNIGEYTIPLGVPEILRHGQDITIVTYGACCRIALEAADLLAQANVDAEVIDVQTLLPFDLDGVIVESLEKTSRILFVDEDVPGGTTAYMMQEVIEKQGGFYWLDSEPRTLSGQEHRPAYGSDGDYWSKPNAETIFQAVYEIMNEADPAHYPVFY; encoded by the coding sequence ATGCCGGCAAAATCCCCCACCCAATCCCAACTAAACAACAACGCGCCCGCCGACTTTCTCCCCCAAGATGATATAGAAGTGGACCTCCCCACGCCAGCCGAAATCCTGCGAGATTATCGGCTGGCATACCAGAGTCGTCAGGCCAGCCTCATTGGCCGCCGCGAAGTCCTCAGCGGCAAAGCGAAATTCGGCATCTTCGGCGACGGCAAAGAGATCGCCCAGATCGCCCTCGCCCGCACCTTCCGCAACGGCGACTTCCGGTCCGGCTACTACCGCGACCAAACCTTCGCCTTTGCCACGGGCATGAACACCATCCCCGAATTCTTCGCCCAACTATACGCCCACGCCGACCTGGAGGCGGAACCCGCCACCGGCGGGCGTGCCATGAACGCCCACTTCGCCACCCGCCTGCTCAACCCCGACGGAAGCTGGATAGACCAGACCCAGACTAAAAACACCGCCGCCGACCTCTCCCCCACCGGTTCGCAAATGCCCCGACTGCTCGGACTTGGCTACGCCTCAAAGCTCTACCGCCACCTCCCCGATCTGCAATCGCTGACCCAATTCTCGCGCAACGGGGACGAAGTCGCCTTCGGCATGGTCGGCAACGCCACCTGCGCCGAAGGGCTGACCTGGGAGACCATCAACGCCATCGGCGTCACCCAATCCCCCGTGGTTCTCTCCATTTGGGACGATGGCTACGGCATCTCCGTACCCAATGAATACCAGATAACGAAAGGGGACTTATCCACCCTGCTACAAGGGTTCCAGCGCACGGAAAGCGAACCCGGATTTGACATCTACACCGTGAAGGGTTGGGATTACCCCGCCCTGCTGCGCACTTACCGGCAAGCTGTCGCCAATGCCCGTCGGGAGCATGTGCCGGCAATTGTCCACGTCATCGAAGTCACCCAACCACAAGGACACTCCACCTCCGGCAGCCACGAGCGATACAAATCAGCGGAACGACTCGCCTGGGAGGAAACCTATGATGGCCTGACGCGGATGCGCGCCTGGATGATCGCGCAAGGCATCGTCACCGCGGCGGAACTGGATGACATGGAAAGCGAAGACCGCCAGACCGTCGAAGAACTGCGCCGCCAGGCGTGGGAAGCCTTCCTCGCCCCCATGCGCCAGGAACGGCAAGAAGTCGCCAACGCCATCGACGCCATCGCCGTCAGCTCGCGCCACGCCGGCGACTTGCAACAGATCAAGCGCGGCCTGCTGCGCGCCCCCAATCCCCTGCGCCGCCAGATCATGAGCGCCGTGCATCAGGCGCTGCTGGCCGTGAAGGACGAACCCATCCCCGCCAAACAGGCGCTCATTCAATGGAAACGACAGCAGGACGGCATCAACACCACCCGCTACAGCTCCCACGTCTACAGCCAATCCGCCGAATCCGCCCTCAATGTGCCCGAAGTCGAGCCTATTTACGCGGATGACGCCCCCCTGGTAAGCGGCTTCGAGCTGATGAACGCCTGCTTCGACGCCATGCTGACCCGCGATCCGCGCGTGATCGCTTTTGGCGAGGACGTGGGCAAGTTGGGCGGCGTCAACCAGGCGTTTGCCGGATTGCAGGAAAAATATGGGTCGCTGCGCGTCTCCGATACAGGCATCCGCGAAGCCACCATCATCGGCCAGGCCATCGGCCTGGCGATGCGCGGCCTGCGCCCCATCGCCGAAATCCAATATCTCGACTATTTACTCTACGCCCTGCAAATCCTCTCCGACGACCTGGCCACACTGCACTGGCGCACCGTCGGCGGCCAGAAGGCCCCCGTCATCGTGCGCACGCGCGGCCATCGGCTGGAAGGCATCTGGCATTCCGGCTCCCTCATGGCCGGAGCCATCCACCTGCTGCGCGGCATGCACGTGCTGGTTCCGCGCAACATGACGCAGGCGGCAGGCTTCTACAACACGCTGCTCATGGCCGATGAGCCGGCCCTGCTGGTGGAAGTCCTCAACGGGTATCGCCTAAAGGAACCGCTGCCGCAAAACATCGGCGAGTACACGATCCCGCTGGGCGTGCCCGAGATTCTGCGCCACGGCCAGGACATCACCATCGTCACCTACGGCGCGTGCTGCCGCATCGCCCTGGAAGCCGCCGATTTGCTGGCGCAGGCCAACGTAGACGCGGAAGTAATCGACGTGCAAACGCTACTGCCTTTTGACCTGGATGGCGTGATCGTGGAATCGCTGGAAAAAACGAGCCGCATCCTGTTTGTGGACGAGGACGTGCCCGGCGGCACAACCGCGTACATGATGCAAGAAGTAATCGAGAAGCAAGGTGGCTTCTACTGGCTGGACTCGGAGCCGCGCACCCTGTCCGGGCAGGAACACCGCCCCGCCTACGGCTCCGATGGCGATTACTGGTCAAAACCGAACGCGGAGACGATCTTCCAGGCGGTCTACGAAATCATGAATGAGGCGGACCCGGCCCACTATCCGGTTTTCTATTAA